The window CGAGTCGACCTGGCTCGGTGAGCGCATCCGCGGCATCGCCGCGAACGGTACCGGTGTGCTGCTCGTCGACCACGACGTCGCGCTCGTGCTCGGCGTCTGCGACTACATCTACGTGCTCGAGTTCGGCAAGCTCATCGCCGAGGGCACCCCGGCCGAGATCCGGGCGAACCGCGCCGTGGCCGACGCCTACCTCGGCAACACCCACAGCACCTCCGAGCCGGTGGCCGAGAACGAGTCGGCCGCCGCGAACGGCGCCCAGCAGACGGCCAACGAGTCCCCGGCGGTGACGGCATGACCGCGACGGTCGAAACCTCCTCCCCCTCCCCCGCCGGAGTCACGACCGCCCGGCTCCAGACCGTCAGCCTCACCGGCGGCCGCGGCAGCACGACGGCGTTCCGCGACGTCGACCTCGCCCTCGCCCCCGGCAAGGTGCTCGCCCTGCTCGGACCGAACGGCGCCGGCAAGACGACGATGCTGCTCACGCTCGCCGGGCTGCTGGCGCCGCAGAGCGGCAACATCCTGGTCGACGGCGCGAAGCTGCGCGGCGGCCGGCCGGCGGCGGCGAACCGGGCCGGGATCGTGCTCGTCCCCGACAACCGGTCGCTGTTCGTCAGCCTGTCCGTCGAGGAGAACCTGAAGGTGGCGGCCCGGCGCGGCGGGCCGAAGCCCCGGGACATGCTGGCGACCTTCCCGGCGCTCGAGAAGCGGTGGAAGCTCGCGGCGGGCGCGCTGTCCGGCGGCGAGCAGCAGATGCTCGCGATGGCCCGCGCGCTCATCCAGCAGCCCCGGGTGCTGCTCGTCGACGAGCTCAGCCTCGGCCTCGCACCGCTCATCGTCGAGGGCCTCTTCGAGACGGTGCGCGCGATCGCGGCCGACCACGGCTGCTCGGTCGTGCTGGTCGAGCAGTACGCGAAGCTCGCCATGGCGGCGGCCGACGAGGTCGTCGTCCTGGCCCGCGGCCGGATCGCGCTCTCCGGCACCTCGAGCGAGCTCGCCGACCAGGTGGACCGGCTGGAGAACCTCTACTTCGACTCCGCCGACACCACCAGCAAGTAAGTGACCGGGTCCTCCCCTGAGGAGGGCCGAGAATTCGGGCGGGCCGCGCGGAGCAGTGCGCGGCCCGCCTGATCTTTTTCCCTGAGGTTTTGTCCGCAGCAGCAAGACCCGGACGAGGTGAGAATTCATGAGACTGGGATTCGCCATGCCGCATCTGCTGCGGCTGAAGGCCACCTGCCAGCCGTGGGAGGCCGGGGTGACGGGCGCGGACCAGACGCGCCTGGCGAAATGGGCCGAGAAACTCGGCTACGACATGATCGCCGTTCCCGAGCACCACATCATTCCCAGGGCGCACGTCGACCTGTCCGGCCCGCACTATTTCAGCGCCTACCCGGCGATGGCCTACTGGGCGGGGGCCACCGAGAAGATCCGGGTGAACTCCTGCATCGCCATCCTGCCGTTACAGCACCCGATCGTGACGGCGAAGGCGCTCTCGACCATCGACTGGCTGTCCAGCGGGCGGGTGACCGTCACGTTCGCCGTCGGCTGGCTGGAGGAGGAGTTCAGAATCCTCGGCGTCCCCTTCCACGAACGCGGCGCGCGCGCCGAGGAGTACATCCAGGCGATCCTCGAGCTCTGGACCAAGGAGGAGCCCGAGTTCGAGGGGAAATACGTCTCGTTCAAGGACGTCGCGTTCGAGCCCAAGCCGGTCCAGAAGCCGCACCCACCGGTCTGGTTCGGCGGTGACGCCGACCCGGTGCTGCGGCGCGTCGCCCGATACGCGACGGGCTGGTGGCCGTTTCTCACCAAGCCCGAGGACATTCCCGCCAGGCTCGACCTCATCAGGTCCCAGCCCGACTACAACGGCAGACTGACCGAGGTCTTCTACGGCCTGGGCACCGCGCGCGTCGGCGAGGGCCACGCGGTGAACGAGGACCCGAACGCCCGGCCGGGCATGCCCAAACAGGAGATCATCGACCGTCTCGGCTGGTTCGAGGAACTCGGGGTCACGATGAGCTCCGTTCCCATCCCCGCCCTGACCCACATCGACGAGTACTACGACTACACCCAGTGGATAGCCGAGGAGATCATGCCCGCAGTCGGGCACTGAACGCCCACTCCCGACCGCCTGGGCGTCCCACCCTCGTCACGGGAGCGGCGCCAGGACGTACCGAGCCGGGGCACGACCTGGGCTGACGACCAGTTCGGTTCCGGGTTCACCGGTGCGGAGGGTCTCCACGGCGGCGGCCGCGACCTCGTCGGCGGAGAGCATGGGGATGCCCGCGGCCTGGAAGCGGTCGCGGGTCGGCGAGGTCAGAGGTGTGTCGACAAGACCGGGGCAGACGGCGCTCAGGCGGATGCCCTCGCGGGACAGCTTCCCGGACAGGGCCCGGACCAGGCCGATGACGGCGTGCTTGGTCATCGTGTAGATCGGGTCCTGCTCGACGCCCATCAGCGCGGCGTACGAGGCAGTGACCACGATCGAGCCGGCCCCGTGCCGGCGCATCACCGGTAGCGCGGCCCGCAGCCCGTACACGACGGAATGCTGGTTGACTCCGACGACCGCCTGGTACCGGTCGAGGTCGAGCGTCGCCGGGTCCTTGTCGACCGAGTTGATCCCCGCGTTCAGGACGAGCAGGTCCAGCCGCTCGCCGGCGGCCGCCACCATCCGGACAGACAGCTCGGGGTCGGTCAGGTCGCCGACCACCGCGACACCACCGAGCGACGCGGCGACGTCCTCGACCGCCGGCTTTCTGTCCACCAGCACGCAGCGCACTCCCTCGGCCGCCAGCCGCCGCGCGACCGCCTCCCCGATCCCGCCCGCCGCCCCGGTGATGACCGCGACCTCGCCCATCCGCCCACCTCTCGTCACCGTCGTGTCGTGCACCATCGTGGCACCTCGGTCCGGCGCCGCGACGACGCCGGACCGAGCTCGGCCTCAGGACCGGGTGCGACCGCCGCGGGGGACGTTGCGGAAGGGGATGCCGTGGTCGGGGGCCGCCTCGCGCGGCATGCCGAGCACGCGCTCGCTGATGACGTTGCGGGCGATCTCGGTGGACCCGCCGGCCACGGTGCTGATCGTGCGGACCAGGTAGTCCAGGCCGCAGCCGGCGGCCGGGTCGTCGTCGGTCCACGCCGCGCCGATGCCGCCGGCGATCTCGAAGGTGATCGTGTCCCGGCGCGTGCCGAAGTGGCCGGCGAACAGCCGGCCGATCGCCGACGACTGCGAGTGCATCCGGCCCGTGGTCATACCGGCGGCGAGCCTCCGGTTGAGCTGCTCACGCACCACGGACAGCAGCCGCGCCTCGCCGATCAGCTCCCGCGTCCGCGGGTCGTCGAGCCGGCCGAGCCGGGCGGCGATCGGGACGAGCGGCGCGTCGATGCCGGCGCTGCCCCGCCGGGTGTGGCTCGGCCTGGTCGTGAACGGCGAGTTGTTCGCCTGCCGCTCGTACATCATCCAGCTGGTACCGACGGTCCAGCCGCCGTCGACGTCACCGAGACGCTCGCTGTCGGGCACCCGGACGTCGGTGAGGTACTCCTGGCAGAACTCCATCGAGCCGTTGAGCATCTCGATACGGCTGATCTCGATGCCCGGCTG of the Pseudofrankia saprophytica genome contains:
- a CDS encoding ABC transporter ATP-binding protein; this encodes MTATVETSSPSPAGVTTARLQTVSLTGGRGSTTAFRDVDLALAPGKVLALLGPNGAGKTTMLLTLAGLLAPQSGNILVDGAKLRGGRPAAANRAGIVLVPDNRSLFVSLSVEENLKVAARRGGPKPRDMLATFPALEKRWKLAAGALSGGEQQMLAMARALIQQPRVLLVDELSLGLAPLIVEGLFETVRAIAADHGCSVVLVEQYAKLAMAAADEVVVLARGRIALSGTSSELADQVDRLENLYFDSADTTSK
- a CDS encoding SDR family oxidoreductase, which encodes MGEVAVITGAAGGIGEAVARRLAAEGVRCVLVDRKPAVEDVAASLGGVAVVGDLTDPELSVRMVAAAGERLDLLVLNAGINSVDKDPATLDLDRYQAVVGVNQHSVVYGLRAALPVMRRHGAGSIVVTASYAALMGVEQDPIYTMTKHAVIGLVRALSGKLSREGIRLSAVCPGLVDTPLTSPTRDRFQAAGIPMLSADEVAAAAVETLRTGEPGTELVVSPGRAPARYVLAPLP
- a CDS encoding TIGR03619 family F420-dependent LLM class oxidoreductase; translated protein: MRLGFAMPHLLRLKATCQPWEAGVTGADQTRLAKWAEKLGYDMIAVPEHHIIPRAHVDLSGPHYFSAYPAMAYWAGATEKIRVNSCIAILPLQHPIVTAKALSTIDWLSSGRVTVTFAVGWLEEEFRILGVPFHERGARAEEYIQAILELWTKEEPEFEGKYVSFKDVAFEPKPVQKPHPPVWFGGDADPVLRRVARYATGWWPFLTKPEDIPARLDLIRSQPDYNGRLTEVFYGLGTARVGEGHAVNEDPNARPGMPKQEIIDRLGWFEELGVTMSSVPIPALTHIDEYYDYTQWIAEEIMPAVGH